A stretch of Hippoglossus hippoglossus isolate fHipHip1 chromosome 20, fHipHip1.pri, whole genome shotgun sequence DNA encodes these proteins:
- the apodb gene encoding apolipoprotein Db isoform X2, with translation MSSLYLLLLLLPLVAAQTFHWGPCNTPKVQPSFNLQQYLGRWYEIEKLPASFERGKCIEANYSLRKDGTIRVLNSQFDQGKRRTGEGTAVVRDLTEAAKLGVSFSYCENFSSSSLFLLPEESSVLRIKSDDSARLSESVEASHQFSLHASVLRLDEIQISLWM, from the exons ATGTCTTCCCTCtacctcctcctgctgctgctccccctggtggcagcTCAGACGTTTCACTGGGGTCCCTGCAACACACCCAAAGTTCAGCCCAGTTTCAACCTCCAGCAG TATCTGGGGAGATGGTACGAGATCGAGAAACTTCCTGCTTCATTTGAAAGAGGAAAGTGCATCGAAGCGAACTATTCTCTGAGGAAAGACGGAACCATCCGGGTGCTCAACTCTCAGTTCGA TCAGGGCAAGAGGAGGACGGGCGAAGGGACGGCGGTGGTTCGAGACCTGACAGAAGCAGCCAAACTGGGAGTCAGCTTCTCGTACTGTGAGaacttttcttcctcctctttgtttttactcCCGGAGGAGTCGAGTGTTTTAAGAATAAAATCAGACGATTCAG CTCGTCTGTCTGAGTCTGTGGAAGCTTCACATCAGTTCTCACTTCATGCTTCTGTCCTTCGACTTGACGAGATTCAAATCTCCCTGTGGATGtag
- the apodb gene encoding apolipoprotein Db isoform X1, translating into MSSLYLLLLLLPLVAAQTFHWGPCNTPKVQPSFNLQQYLGRWYEIEKLPASFERGKCIEANYSLRKDGTIRVLNSQFDQGKRRTGEGTAVVRDLTEAAKLGVSFSYFTPYSPYWVLSTDYTSFTIVYSCNDFFRLFHVDFAWILSRSRFPPRETVQRAKDLMTSEGIDLTRMKATDQTGCKDE; encoded by the exons ATGTCTTCCCTCtacctcctcctgctgctgctccccctggtggcagcTCAGACGTTTCACTGGGGTCCCTGCAACACACCCAAAGTTCAGCCCAGTTTCAACCTCCAGCAG TATCTGGGGAGATGGTACGAGATCGAGAAACTTCCTGCTTCATTTGAAAGAGGAAAGTGCATCGAAGCGAACTATTCTCTGAGGAAAGACGGAACCATCCGGGTGCTCAACTCTCAGTTCGA TCAGGGCAAGAGGAGGACGGGCGAAGGGACGGCGGTGGTTCGAGACCTGACAGAAGCAGCCAAACTGGGAGTCAGCTTCTCGTACT TCACTCCCTACAGCCCGTACTGGGTTCTGTCCACTGACTACACCAGTTTCACCATCGTGTACTCGTGCAACGACTTCTTCCGCCTGTTCCACGTGGACTTCGCCTGGATCCTCAGCCGGTCGCGCTTCCCGCCTCGGGAGACGGTGCAGCGCGCCAAAGACCTGATGACCAGCGAGGGAATCGACCTGACCAGGATGAAGGCCACAGATCAGACTGGCTGCAAAGACGAGTGA
- the otos gene encoding otospiralin — MKLLVWISLLCLCICYFTEARVIPEGVPYDEPPAVPYWPYSTSDFWNYIEYFKSIGAYNHINEMARAFFAHQHLGDTLGYETNAGHEH; from the exons ATGAAGCTGTTGGTCTGGATCagtctcctctgcctctgtatCTGTTATTTCACAG aGGCCAGAGTCATCCCTGAAGGAG TGCCGTACGACGAGCCACCAGCTGTTCCCTACTGGCCCTACTCCACCTCCGACTTCTGGAACTACATCGAGTACTTCAAATCCATCGGTGCCTACAACCACATCAACGAGATGGCCCGGGCCTTCTTCGCCCACCAGCACCTCGGAGACACCCTGGGATACGAGACCAACGCAGGACATGAGCactga
- the cops9 gene encoding COP9 signalosome complex subunit 9, with product MKPAVDEMFPEGAGPYVDLDEAGGSSGLLMDLAANEKAVHSDFFNDFEDLFDDDDLQ from the exons atgaaaccagCGGTGGACGAGATGTTTCCCGAGGGAGCGGGTCCGTACGTGGATCTGGACGAG GCAGGGGGCAGCAGCGGTCTGCTAATGGACCTGGCAGCCAATGAAAAAGCGGTTCACTCTGATTTCTTTaatg ATTTCGAGGATCTTTTCGATGACGATGACCTGCAGTGA
- the and1 gene encoding actinodin1 isoform X1: MAGRRRSSFLGVFITAALAVVLLPAFLSAGPIGLKAKGDAGESIQERATAAASQRSLVRNRRNISWYKQHSDFWNWYKFFTDNGNQEAVHEMDRIYLAYLQNKNRAEGRRSYKAYLHHLGDIYKSCADSDDPNCVSAYTSRPKPKPEAPKPAPVKTCDPTKDTYCLYAALIQGKSPYQPLVLPAAAPAKAPAPMYVRSAPAKDPQSGYQYYAPSSTPFLSKEQKAELLRICASEDVECLQYHLRAAYGYAPSAGPLPSYAHLGCDPKKDPSCKPKLVQKAPSGVYLQYPNCDPVRDPACAYAASLVAPRAPKQPTPAGPGSCNPLYEEGCNPLSATRFANPPHSYKNDEADEAAAIRAAPPVAEQNDPYAMFRDAYAQANRGSDPYAMYHQAPAAPPASPAASPQANDPYALLRRYMAQAQQNDPHSPRMEAAPESNPNDPFSAIREAAAAMHRRGPSNPRQQIPFSNPSYEEPAHEERHPLGPPGKTKEGYECFIGYDQDCFPVKPTEPRSGVHRHMPYPAEAYEPHLNADGTRNGVMEPSNPDCDPEYDRDCRLRRYEPEQPHVEAQPEHHAEEDHSQGAAEREYQPEQPEQEQYEAEPYQSGQEEPHMSYSPMSYPQMSYPQMSYPQMSNPQMSKGIPSLQDILRLYGDQSPEQDDRRAYAGDYRKK, encoded by the exons ATGGCTGGACGGAGGAGATCCAGTTTCTTGGGCGTGTTCATCACCGCTGCGCTGGCTGTGGTGCTGCTGCCCG cGTTCCTGTCTGCTGGACCAATCGGGCTAAAGGCCAAAGGAGATG CGGGGGAAAGTATCCAGGAGAGGGCGACTGCTGCAGCGTCACAGCGGAGTCTGGTCCGCAACCGCAGGAACATCAGCTGGTACAAACAGCACTCCGACTTCTGGAACTGGTACAAGTTCTTCACTGACAACGGCAACCAGGAGGCA GTTCACGAGATGGACCGCATCTACCTGGCCTACCTCCAGAACAAGAACCGCGCCGAGGGCCGTCGCTCCTACAAGGCCTACCTGCACCACCTGGGGGATATCTACAAGTCCTGCGCAGATTCCGACGACCCCAACTGCGTGTCCGCCTACACCAGCAGGCCCAAGCCAAAACCAGAGGCCCCCAAGCCTGCACCGGTAAAAACCTGTGACCCCACCAAGGATACCTACTGCCTGTATGCTGCTCTGATCCAGGGCAAGAGCCCCTACCAGCCCCTGGTGCTcccagctgcagcacctgccAAGGCCCCAGCGCCTATGTACGTCCGCTCTGCTCCGGCAAAGGACCCACAGTCTGGGTATCAGTACTACGCTCCATCCTCAACACCTTTCCTCTCCAAG GAGCAGAAGGCTGAGCTGCTGCGGATCTGCGCATCTGAAGACGTGGAGTGTCTGCAGTACCACCTGAGAGCTGCCTACGGGTACGCACCCTCCGCCGGGCCCCTGCCATCCTACGCCCACCTCGGCTGTGATCCCAAGAAAGACCCCTCCTGCAAACCCAAGCTGGTGCAGAAAGCCCCCTCTGGCGTCTACCTGCAGTACCCCAACTGTGACCCCGTCAGGGATCCCGCCTGTGCCTACGCAGCCTCCCTCGTG gccCCCCGTGCTCCTAAACAACCTACCCCTGCCGGCCCTGGATCCTGCAACCCTCTTTACGAAGAGGGCTGCAACCCCCTTAGCGCCACCAGATTCGCCAACCCCCCACACTCGTACAAAAACGACGAGGCAGATGAAGCCGCCGCCATCCGTGCCGCCCCTCCAGTAGCTGAGCAGAACGACCCCTATGCCATGTTCAGGGATGCTTATGCTCAGGCTAACAGAGGTTCTGATCCTTATGCGATGTACCACCAggctccagctgctcctccagcttctcctgcagcttctcctcaggCTAACGACCCATATGCTCTTCTGCGCCGCTACATGGCCCAAGCTCAACAAAATGACCCCCATTCTCCACGCATGGAGGCGGCTCCAGAGTCCAACCCCAACGATCCTTTCTCTGCAATCCGTGAGGCGGCGGCTGCCATGCATCGCCGTGGTCCTTCCAACCCCAGGCAGCAGATCCCGTTCTCCAACCCCAGTTATGAGGAGCCTGCCCACGAGGAGCGCCACCCTCTGGGCCCCCCAGGTAAGACCAAGGAGGGCTATGAATGCTTCATCGGCTACGACCAGGATTGCTTCCCCGTGAAGCCCACCGAGCCTCGCTCTGGAGTTCACCGCCACATGCCCTACCCTGCCGAGGCCTACGAGCCCCACCTGAATGCCGATGGCACACGAAACGGCGTCATGGAGCCGTCCAACCCCGACTGTGACCCCGAGTACGACAGGGACTGCCGCCTGCGTCGCTACGAGCCCGAGCAGCCCCATGTCGAGGCCCAGCCCGAGCATCACGCCGAGGAGGACCACAgccagggggcagcagagagggagtATCAGCCAGAGCAGCCGGAGCAGGAGCAGTACGAGGCGGAGCCCTACCAGAGTGGCCAGGAGGAGCCTCACATGTCCTACTCTCCGATGTCCTACCCTCAGATGTCCTACCCTCAGATGTCCTACCCTCAGATGTCAAACCCTCAGATGTCAAAGGGTATCCCGAGCCTGCAGGACATCCTGAGGCTCTACGGAGACCAGAGCCCCGAGCAGGATGATCGCAGAGCTTACGCAGGCGACTACCgcaagaaataa
- the and1 gene encoding actinodin1 isoform X2: protein MAGRRRSSFLGVFITAALAVVLLPAFLSAGPIGLKAKGDAGESIQERATAAASQRSLVRNRRNISWYKQHSDFWNWYKFFTDNGNQEAVHEMDRIYLAYLQNKNRAEGRRSYKAYLHHLGDIYKSCADSDDPNCVSAYTSRPKPKPEAPKPAPVKTCDPTKDTYCLYAALIQGKSPYQPLVLPAAAPAKAPAPMYVRSAPAKDPQSGYQYYAPSSTPFLSKEQKAELLRICASEDVECLQYHLRAAYGYAPSAGPLPSYAHLGCDPKKDPSCKPKLVQKAPSGVYLQYPNCDPVRDPACAYAASLVAPRAPKQPTPAGPGSCNPLYEEGCNPLSATRFANPPHSYKNDEADEAAAIRAAPPVAEQNDPYAMFRDAYAQANRGSDPYAMYHQAPAAPPASPAASPQANDPYALLRRYMAQAQQNDPHSPRMEAAPESNPNDPFSAIREAAAAMHRRGPSNPRQQIPFSNPSYEEPAHEERHPLGPPGKTKEGYECFIGYDQDCFPVKPTEPRSGVHRHMPYPAEAYEPHLNADGTRNGVMEPSNPDCDPEYDRDCRLRRYEPEQPHVEAQPEHHAEEDHSQGAAEREYQPEQPEQEQYEAEPYQSGQEEPHMSYPQMSYPQMSNPQMSKGIPSLQDILRLYGDQSPEQDDRRAYAGDYRKK, encoded by the exons ATGGCTGGACGGAGGAGATCCAGTTTCTTGGGCGTGTTCATCACCGCTGCGCTGGCTGTGGTGCTGCTGCCCG cGTTCCTGTCTGCTGGACCAATCGGGCTAAAGGCCAAAGGAGATG CGGGGGAAAGTATCCAGGAGAGGGCGACTGCTGCAGCGTCACAGCGGAGTCTGGTCCGCAACCGCAGGAACATCAGCTGGTACAAACAGCACTCCGACTTCTGGAACTGGTACAAGTTCTTCACTGACAACGGCAACCAGGAGGCA GTTCACGAGATGGACCGCATCTACCTGGCCTACCTCCAGAACAAGAACCGCGCCGAGGGCCGTCGCTCCTACAAGGCCTACCTGCACCACCTGGGGGATATCTACAAGTCCTGCGCAGATTCCGACGACCCCAACTGCGTGTCCGCCTACACCAGCAGGCCCAAGCCAAAACCAGAGGCCCCCAAGCCTGCACCGGTAAAAACCTGTGACCCCACCAAGGATACCTACTGCCTGTATGCTGCTCTGATCCAGGGCAAGAGCCCCTACCAGCCCCTGGTGCTcccagctgcagcacctgccAAGGCCCCAGCGCCTATGTACGTCCGCTCTGCTCCGGCAAAGGACCCACAGTCTGGGTATCAGTACTACGCTCCATCCTCAACACCTTTCCTCTCCAAG GAGCAGAAGGCTGAGCTGCTGCGGATCTGCGCATCTGAAGACGTGGAGTGTCTGCAGTACCACCTGAGAGCTGCCTACGGGTACGCACCCTCCGCCGGGCCCCTGCCATCCTACGCCCACCTCGGCTGTGATCCCAAGAAAGACCCCTCCTGCAAACCCAAGCTGGTGCAGAAAGCCCCCTCTGGCGTCTACCTGCAGTACCCCAACTGTGACCCCGTCAGGGATCCCGCCTGTGCCTACGCAGCCTCCCTCGTG gccCCCCGTGCTCCTAAACAACCTACCCCTGCCGGCCCTGGATCCTGCAACCCTCTTTACGAAGAGGGCTGCAACCCCCTTAGCGCCACCAGATTCGCCAACCCCCCACACTCGTACAAAAACGACGAGGCAGATGAAGCCGCCGCCATCCGTGCCGCCCCTCCAGTAGCTGAGCAGAACGACCCCTATGCCATGTTCAGGGATGCTTATGCTCAGGCTAACAGAGGTTCTGATCCTTATGCGATGTACCACCAggctccagctgctcctccagcttctcctgcagcttctcctcaggCTAACGACCCATATGCTCTTCTGCGCCGCTACATGGCCCAAGCTCAACAAAATGACCCCCATTCTCCACGCATGGAGGCGGCTCCAGAGTCCAACCCCAACGATCCTTTCTCTGCAATCCGTGAGGCGGCGGCTGCCATGCATCGCCGTGGTCCTTCCAACCCCAGGCAGCAGATCCCGTTCTCCAACCCCAGTTATGAGGAGCCTGCCCACGAGGAGCGCCACCCTCTGGGCCCCCCAGGTAAGACCAAGGAGGGCTATGAATGCTTCATCGGCTACGACCAGGATTGCTTCCCCGTGAAGCCCACCGAGCCTCGCTCTGGAGTTCACCGCCACATGCCCTACCCTGCCGAGGCCTACGAGCCCCACCTGAATGCCGATGGCACACGAAACGGCGTCATGGAGCCGTCCAACCCCGACTGTGACCCCGAGTACGACAGGGACTGCCGCCTGCGTCGCTACGAGCCCGAGCAGCCCCATGTCGAGGCCCAGCCCGAGCATCACGCCGAGGAGGACCACAgccagggggcagcagagagggagtATCAGCCAGAGCAGCCGGAGCAGGAGCAGTACGAGGCGGAGCCCTACCAGAGTGGCCAGGAGGAGCCTCAC ATGTCCTACCCTCAGATGTCCTACCCTCAGATGTCAAACCCTCAGATGTCAAAGGGTATCCCGAGCCTGCAGGACATCCTGAGGCTCTACGGAGACCAGAGCCCCGAGCAGGATGATCGCAGAGCTTACGCAGGCGACTACCgcaagaaataa